A window of the Chloroflexota bacterium genome harbors these coding sequences:
- a CDS encoding selenium-binding family protein — protein sequence MATWTPDPSFYPSPKMAMDAPREELAYVAILNPAGSNRPDALAVLDVDPASGSYRQTVGRLDLPNIGDELHHFGWNACSAALCPNMPHPHVERRYLLVPGLRSSRMYIVDTQPDPKHPKIVKTIEPDELKAKSGYSRPHTIHCGPDAIYVSALGAPDGNGPGGIFQMDHSTFNITGQWEKDRGPQQLAYDFWWHLGHDVMITSEWGTPNMVENGVNPELLLGAKYGHALHIWDMRKRTHLETLDLGAEHQMVLEIRPSHNPNNQYGFVGVVTSLADLSASIWLWHRENGTFKIQKVITIPAEPADASVLPPLLQGFGAVPPLVTDINLSLDDKFLYVSCWGTGEFQQYDVSDPFNPKLTGSVHLGGIVRKAGHGNKAELNGGPQMVEVSRDGKRVYLTNSLYAAWDTQFYPGGIDGWAALLHADSNGGLTVDPEFLIDFGKERPHQVRLQGGDSSSDSYCFPS from the coding sequence CGAAGATGGCGATGGACGCGCCGCGCGAAGAGCTGGCGTATGTCGCGATTCTGAACCCTGCCGGGAGCAACAGGCCGGACGCGCTGGCCGTCCTGGACGTCGATCCGGCCTCGGGTTCGTACCGGCAGACGGTCGGGCGGCTCGATCTCCCGAACATCGGCGACGAGCTGCACCATTTCGGCTGGAACGCCTGCAGCGCCGCGCTCTGCCCGAACATGCCGCATCCGCACGTCGAGCGGCGCTACCTGCTGGTGCCGGGCCTGCGTTCCTCGCGCATGTACATCGTGGACACACAGCCCGACCCGAAGCATCCGAAGATCGTCAAGACCATCGAGCCGGACGAGCTGAAGGCGAAGAGCGGCTACAGCCGCCCGCACACGATCCACTGCGGGCCAGATGCCATCTACGTGAGTGCGCTGGGTGCGCCCGACGGAAATGGCCCCGGCGGCATCTTTCAGATGGACCACAGTACGTTCAACATCACCGGCCAGTGGGAGAAGGATCGTGGGCCGCAGCAGCTGGCCTACGACTTCTGGTGGCACCTCGGGCACGACGTGATGATCACCAGCGAGTGGGGCACGCCGAACATGGTGGAGAACGGCGTCAACCCTGAGTTGCTGCTGGGCGCGAAGTACGGCCACGCGCTGCACATCTGGGACATGCGAAAGCGCACCCACCTGGAGACGCTCGACCTCGGGGCCGAGCACCAGATGGTGCTGGAGATCCGCCCGTCTCACAACCCGAACAACCAGTACGGCTTCGTGGGCGTCGTGACGAGCCTCGCAGACCTCTCGGCCTCGATCTGGCTCTGGCACCGCGAGAACGGCACGTTCAAGATCCAGAAGGTCATCACCATTCCCGCCGAGCCGGCCGACGCCTCGGTCCTGCCGCCGCTGCTGCAGGGGTTCGGCGCGGTCCCGCCGCTGGTGACGGACATCAACCTGAGCCTGGACGACAAGTTCCTCTACGTCTCCTGTTGGGGCACGGGCGAGTTCCAACAGTACGACGTCTCGGACCCGTTCAACCCGAAGCTGACGGGGTCGGTCCACCTGGGCGGCATCGTGCGGAAGGCCGGGCACGGCAACAAAGCCGAGCTGAACGGCGGCCCGCAGATGGTCGAGGTCAGCCGCGACGGCAAGCGCGTCTACCTGACGAACTCGCTGTACGCCGCCTGGGATACCCAGTTCTACCCTGGCGGCATCGACGGGTGGGCGGCGCTGCTCCACGCCGACTCGAATGGCGGCCTGACGGTCGATCCCGAGTTCCTGATCGACTTCGGCAAGGAGCGCCCGCACCAGGTGCGCCTGCAGGGCGGCGACTCGTCGTCAGATTCGTACTGCTTCCCAAGCTAG